GGCATCCACGGCATCCTTCAGCCCCTGAAAGTTGATGGTGGCATAATATTGAATATCATGGCCGAGCAGCGCTTCCAGTGTATCCTTGGACATCTGCTGTCCGCCAAAAGCATACGCATGGGTAATTTTGTCCTTCTTGTTATCCTTATATCCGATGATTTCCGTGTACGTATCGCGGGGGATAGAGATCAGCAGAATTTTGTAGTCCTCCGGCCGGATGACCGCATACATCATCGTATCAGACCGCGCAACCTCGTTGCCCCGCTGATCCGTACCCAGCAGCATCAGAGAGAACGGATCGCTTTTGAGAGCCACGGGTTCTGCCTTAACGGTGGTCGGGGTCTTGGTGGTGTTATTCTCCAGAGGCACATAGGAATCCTGCGCCAGCTTGTTCTCTACCCGGTCGGACAGGAAGAGGTCAAAGGCCAGCACGGCCAGCGGCTTCTGGAACAGAAACGCTCCGGCGGCAATAACAAGTACGAGTATGAGCGCAATGTATCTTTTCTTTATTTTTTTGATCTTTTTCATCATTTGATTCCTTCTTTATGGTGGATTGGACATATAAATGCCGTAATCTATTTACAATGCCCGTCTGGGCGTCCAGACAGTCATGATTGGGCTCTTCCTGCTGCTATGCGCCGCCCTGCTTCAAGATGTATGATACCCCCTTTCCGGGATTCGGGTCGTTCTAATTTTAGAATAAACCTGGGAAACGGCTTTGACACATAAACAATATTTCTATTGTAATCACTTCGCCACTAAAAAGAAACAACAAATAACGACAACTTTAGCAATCTCAGCTTTTTCTTGGCCCTAATGTATATGACGCAGCAGACTGCGTTTTGATTCTTATTTCCGCAAAAAAATAAAAATGACGGTCCATGCTTCCAGCAGGACGCTGCAGCTTGAACCGTCATTTCCGTTCTAATCGTTGGTCTTAATCCACCAGCTCTGCGGGTCGATAATACTGCTCACGGCGTTCGTGGTTACCCCCTGCAGGCGCTTGTTCACTGCGGTAATACTGGAGCGTTCGGAGAAGAAGATCATCGGAACCTCATCATTAATCAGCTTCTGCCATTCATAATAGATCTGTTTGCGGTAATCCTTGTCATATGCCTTCAGACTGATCCCTTCACGGATCAGCTCCTCGCTGCGCTCCGAGGTCCAGCGCGGATAATTCCAGGGATCCTTGGCCCGCCATAAGCCTGTCGGATCAGGATCAATAGCCAGTCCCCATACCCCGTTGAACAGCTCCACCGACGGGTCGTCTTCTTCCACGGCCTCGTAGAAGACATTCAGCTCCTTCAGGCTTCCTCCGTTCAGCCGGACATCAAGTCCCACATCCCGCCAGTTCTGCAGAATGGCCTCGGTCCGGGCCTCGGCTGTTTTGGTTCCGCTCATCGCATCGTAGTGGATAATGAACTTGCCTCCGCCGGGGTCCTCCCGGAATCCGTCGCCATCCTGATCCAGGTAACCCGCCTCATCAAGCAGGCTTCTGGCCTTATCCGGGAGGTAAGGATAGGTGTCGATCTCCCCGTCAGGAATCTTAGCCCAGCTGGAGCTGGGCACAGGCGTCTCGGTCAGTGTCCCGAGACCATACGAGAATCTGTCAATGATGCCCTGGCGGTCCAGCGCGTAATACATGGCTTTGCGCAGGCGCTTGTCCCGGAATTTCGGGTTATCCATCACAACCTGTCCGCGTTCCTCATCCCAGCGTCCGAATTTGAAGCCGATATACTCCAGCGACAAGCCAGGAGCGGTCATAACCTCCACATTATCCAGTTGGCCCACCGCCTGGTAAGCGTCGCGCGGCACCGCCCCCATATCAATGCTGCCTGCTTCCAGCAGAGCGGTCATTTTCTTGCTGTCCACAGTCTTGTAGGTTACGCCATCCAGCAGCGCACTGCCCTTGTAATACTCATTGAACCGTTCCATTTCCACCCGCTCGCCGGGTACGATCTCCGTGATCTTGAACGGTCCGGTGCCGATCGGCCGCTTGCGGACCTGATCGCTGTCTGCCATATCTTTAACAGCTACTCCCTCGAAGTACCGCTTGTTCATCGGATAAGCCCACAGATTGTCGATCAGGTTCACCTGCGCAGAATTCATGGTCACACGCAGCGTATACGGGTCCAGCACCTTCAGCCCCGTAATGCTCTTGGCCTTCCCCTGATGGTAGGCCTCCGCCCCCTTGATCATCTCTACACTATAATATCTGGAGCCGGTATACTCCGGGCTGGCGATTGTCTCCAGCGCGAACTTCCAGTCTTCTACCGTCAATTCATCCCCGTTATGCCAGCGCACCCCGGGCTTTAGCGTGAAGGTGAAGACCGTGTGGTCCTCTGACTCCTGCCAGGTGGCCAGGTTGGGCACTGTAGACAGTTCATCGTCCACCGTGAACATGGCTTCCGTCGTGAATTCCAGCACATTCGCATCGTCCTCCCCTTCAAAGAAAGCCGGCTCAAAAATGCCCTGAAACGCCGACGGATATCCGAAGGTGACCGTGCCGCCCTTTACAGGTTCATCTGCTGATTTGCTGAGACGCTCAATGTAAGACTGCACGGACGGGCTTGACCCGCCGCATGACGATAAAGCCACCACGAAGATCAGCGGTAGCATCAGTCTGCCGATGAGCTGCTTTGACATATAGATATTCCCTCCCGGGTTGGATCACACTTTTATGTAAGCGGTTTCCGAACTAAATTTTACTCTAAAGCCTATTATGCATATTATGGACAATTCATAGTTCCACATTATAGAGGATATACAATATCCGCGCTAAAGTGAAGACCTATATTTATTTTCCTGAGTCCACAGCCCGGTCAGCGTTCATCAAATCACCACAGTTATCGCAGCAAAAAGCCTGCCCTGACGGGCAGACTCCGGTTCACAAATCCCTCTATTTCTCCTCTTCAGGCAAAGTGATGCTTAGTCCTTCAACATGCCTCTTGGCCATCAGCTTGCGCTTCTTCCGGTTCTCCTTACTCTCAAAAATGATATCCAGATCATAGTCCTCCGGGTACAGCTCCTCTTTGGACAGGTACGGCTTCAGCCGCTTGTGGTTCACCGTTATTTTCTGCTTCTGGATCATCACTCCGACCATGCCCCGGCTGTCCTTCTTCGCATAGACAATGCCAGTGCGCCCGAGTGAGCTGACATAGACGGCATCCCCGATCTCATATTCCCGCTTGGCCTGCTCTGCTTCCTCTGCCGGGCTGTTTTGCGGCCCCACCCTATCCGCTCGTTCAGCTCCTTCAGCTTCTCCGGCTTCACCTGTTCCAGCGCTTCTCTTCCTTCTTACAGCACCCTTCCAGGGATCATAGCTGCCCCTGCGGCTCTGCTGTTCCGTTACAAGCTCCCTGGCCCGTTCAATAACCGTCCTTCCGATACCCAGCTTCTCAGCGATCTGCAGCGCATAGCTCTCGCCCGCTTCGCCGATCGTCAGCTTATATAACGGCTGCAGCGTATGCTTGTCGAACTCCATGCGCGCGTTCTCGAACCCCTCCGTTGCTGCCGCGAAGGCCTTCAGCTCATTGAAATGGGTAGTCACAACGATATTGGCCCCCTTGCGGTTCAGCTCCTCCAGGATG
This region of Paenibacillus sp. FSL K6-1096 genomic DNA includes:
- a CDS encoding LCP family protein; this translates as MMKKIKKIKKRYIALILVLVIAAGAFLFQKPLAVLAFDLFLSDRVENKLAQDSYVPLENNTTKTPTTVKAEPVALKSDPFSLMLLGTDQRGNEVARSDTMMYAVIRPEDYKILLISIPRDTYTEIIGYKDNKKDKITHAYAFGGQQMSKDTLEALLGHDIQYYATINFQGLKDAVDAIGGVPLPIKKDIVNKGKDHEKFTIKANKSNYNGEEALNYTRYREDSDFNRTKRQQVFIDVVANKMLSISQIGNIPELLDIMGDNFKTDIEPSMIISLAKKFMGGKDMDISSFTVMGEGKRIDGIYYDIVNEEDLNKAKALIDNWMNPGTPVDQLIEPGKAGNALEPTATPAVQ
- the opp4A gene encoding oligopeptide ABC transporter substrate-binding protein: MSKQLIGRLMLPLIFVVALSSCGGSSPSVQSYIERLSKSADEPVKGGTVTFGYPSAFQGIFEPAFFEGEDDANVLEFTTEAMFTVDDELSTVPNLATWQESEDHTVFTFTLKPGVRWHNGDELTVEDWKFALETIASPEYTGSRYYSVEMIKGAEAYHQGKAKSITGLKVLDPYTLRVTMNSAQVNLIDNLWAYPMNKRYFEGVAVKDMADSDQVRKRPIGTGPFKITEIVPGERVEMERFNEYYKGSALLDGVTYKTVDSKKMTALLEAGSIDMGAVPRDAYQAVGQLDNVEVMTAPGLSLEYIGFKFGRWDEERGQVVMDNPKFRDKRLRKAMYYALDRQGIIDRFSYGLGTLTETPVPSSSWAKIPDGEIDTYPYLPDKARSLLDEAGYLDQDGDGFREDPGGGKFIIHYDAMSGTKTAEARTEAILQNWRDVGLDVRLNGGSLKELNVFYEAVEEDDPSVELFNGVWGLAIDPDPTGLWRAKDPWNYPRWTSERSEELIREGISLKAYDKDYRKQIYYEWQKLINDEVPMIFFSERSSITAVNKRLQGVTTNAVSSIIDPQSWWIKTND